From one Brachypodium distachyon strain Bd21 chromosome 4, Brachypodium_distachyon_v3.0, whole genome shotgun sequence genomic stretch:
- the LOC100842672 gene encoding uncharacterized protein LOC100842672: MLRLRSCILSRIVSSPATSLHRLLSVAAPAIPPSPSFAVEDYPVETCGLTRPQALKASTKLSHLKSPANPDAVLAFFAGLGLSRADVVAAVFNDPRLLCASVKRTLGPNVAGLTGLGLSNSEIARLASLSYGRFRCRSIVPKLQYYLPLLGSCKKILRLLEHRSYILKVSLERVVKPNVAFLRECGLGSCDIAKLCTVIPTMLTSNPERVRVKVACAEGVHVPRGSGMFRQALMAVTYLSKETITARVENLVKTFRWSDGEVGIALSKALSLLARSKDMLLRRSEFLISNVGLEPSYIAHRPVMLTYSLEGRLRPRYYVLKFLKANGLIDRDRDYYHTVVVTEKVFTEKFLRPHKEAVPHLAEDYAAACRGEVPTNFRFT; this comes from the coding sequence atgctccgCCTCCGAAGTTGCATCCTCTCCCGCATCGTCTCTTCTCCCGCCACGTctctccaccgcctcctctccgTCGCCGCGCCCGCTATTCCCCCAAGCCCCAGCTTCGCCGTCGAGGACTACCCGGTCGAAACCTGCGGCCTCACCCGACCCCAAGCCCTCAAGGCCTCCACGAAGCTCTCCCACCTCAAGTCCCCAGCCAATCCCGATGCCGtcctcgccttcttcgccggTCTCGGCCTCTCCAGAGCcgacgtcgtcgccgccgtcttcaATGACCCGAGGTTGCTCTGCGCCTCTGTGAAGAGAACCCTGGGGCCTAACGTCGCTGGACTCACCGGCCTCGGTCTGTCGAATTCTGAGATCGCCCGCCTGGCGTCTTTGTCCTATGGCAGATTTCGCTGTAGATCCATCGTCCCCAAGCTGCAGTACTATCTGCCCCTCTTGGGCTCCTGCAAGAAGATCCTCCGGTTGCTCGAGCACAGGTCCTACATTCTGAAGGTCAGCTTGGAGAGGGTGGTCAAGCCCAATGTAGCGTTCCTGCGGGAGTGTGGGCTAGGTAGTTGTGATATTGCCAAGCTGTGTACCGTTATTCCGACGATGCTCACCTCCAACCCGGAGCGTGTCCGGGTGAAGGTGGCGTGTGCTGAAGGTGTACATGTGCCCCGTGGCTCTGGGATGTTCAGGCAAGCACTTATGGCTGTCACATACCTCAGCAAGGAAACAATCACCGCCAGAGTGGAGAACCTGGTGAAAACATTCAGATGGTCAGATGGTGAGGTCGGTATTGCTTTGTCTAAGGCTCTGTCGTTGCTTGCGCGTTCCAAAGACATGCTGCTGCGCAGATCAGAGTTCCTGATATCCAATGTGGGGTTGGAACCGTCATACATTGCTCATCGGCCAGTAATGCTCACTTACAGCCTGGAGGGTCGGCTCAGACCCCGGTACTATGTTTTAAAGTTTCTGAAGGCAAATGGATTAATAGATCGCGATAGGGACTACTATCATACAGTCGTGGTCACCGAGAAAGTATTCACGGAGAAGTTCCTACGCCCTCACAAGGAAGCTGTGCCACACCTTGCTGAAGACTATGCGGCCGCTTGCAGAGGGGAAGTGCCAACTAACTTCAGATTTACATGA